ACTATATAGTCCAGAATTTTCTTGGCGGCCAGCTGATTTCTTTGACAGTAAAAAATAGCTGCCAAGTTTACTCCTAGTCTTGGTGGTTGAAACTAGTCGTCaagcatacatatattttgttgGCGGCTATTTAGAAACGCGAAGGTTAGAAAGCTTTAGGGACCGAGCTATCGGAGGGTACTTAATCAAGCATGCATGCTTTCGCATCAAGAGGCTCTCTATATGCTTTACTTTGACACTGCAAATGATCGAGCTTTCTCTAAAAGAGGGGGTTCCtaaaatattcatatatatttgcCTCTTTTAAGGCGAATAGTTCTTTTGAGCAAATTAAAGTAGTTCGGCCAGTGTGGAACCCTAGCTGCATGCATATGCCCTAGCCAAGACTTCCTTTTCTTTCGCtcttcttttttactttctcAGCTTCAGCTTGTAGAAAGCTGGATCTGAATAGGTCCATTTATGGTCACATACTGAACTTCTTCATTCAATTTTTGTCAATGCAGATCGATCATGAATGAATGGTACACATAGCAAAAATGTTGCTACATGTCCATACCTAGATGGACAGAATAAAATTTGTATCCACATTGTGATTGTACATGTTACACCCAAACCCAAATGTGTGGtatattcctttttttctatctttttgTTGAGTAGTatgtattgattttttttaaaaaaaaaaagcggccGCGTTGCATTGCAAGTTGGAATCTAGGAAACAATTCCAATCAAGTTAAGGGGCATCACATGGCACCCAGCATGTAGTATTATATGTGTATGTCCAGCTAGCTATAAGCTGCTAGATTGTGCATGCAAGACTGTATATACATGTCTATACATGGGCAGCTAGCTCAGATTTGTGTGGATATCtctgcacatgcatgcataaaatATAGAGTGAGGAAGCAGAAAGACAGTATATTGTTTACTAGGACAGAAGAAGatattattgatatatattattTCAGCTGGGAGGCAAAGTTTTAATTAAGAGGACATCATCGAGTTGGCTGCCATGCACTAACATTTGAAGCAAGCTTGTCTTACCTCCTGACATGGATGCATCCTTGCCAACCAACTCACCCTACACATGCCACTTGCTATGCATTCCAGCTGATTCTTAATTAGTTTAGCAGATGCAGGGTAAAATAATTAAAAGAGCTAGCTTTACTGTAAgtacaatattattattatacaggCACTTTCCATAGGTCAAACATGCTGCTTGCAAAAGCTAATTAATTATGAtatacaacttaattatttaatCAATCCCAGAAAACTTTCTTATGAATCATTGCCTGAAGTGGAAGGTAGAATTAACCTATATAATAATACATAGAACGTCACACCAAAGCGTCACCTGATGATCATGagttatatataaattagtactcataaacttttaaaattccaaccatcaattttatattaatttttttataaaatctaataagttGACGATATTGTgatagtattttttaagacaagcctacctatatatataccttttttGCCCTAAGCATTTAAAGAATTATTGGTGGTTTTGAATTTAAAGTCTCAGTCAATCTTTTGTtctaaatatcaaatatttattatgaTCAGAGagagtaaaatatatatagctttaTAATATCTATGTGTAGGTTTTTGACGAATccaactttaaatttatagttttacgATAAATTGGGTTTTATCTAAATTTGTAGTACTAATAAATTTactcatatatatgtacttcaTCTGTCCAAAAAGAAAGACAATTTATACATGGATGGGACATAAcctaggacaacgaatctgTACAtgctgtccagattcgttgtcctacATTATGTCCAATCAATGTCTAGCTTGGTATTttttggggacggagggagtatgtatgtgTAGATGTAGAAGTTGCACATCATGTATACACATATTTTTGTATCAGCATGCAGTAACAGACTAACAGCTAGCTAGACGATCGAGTACATGAATACAAGAGAATGTTAATAAAGCTGCCGCAACCTACAGGGAAACCTCCAAAGTTTCTCATCACAAAGCTAACTCCACCATGCgtatatatgtgcatgcatcGCCGGCCGGACTGACTGACAGTAGTAGcagctactactccctccgtccaaaaaaacaaaccctgttttccgtgtccaacgtttgaccgtccgtcttatttgaaaaaattatgaaaaaaattaaaaagataagtcacgcataaagtattaatcatattttatcatctaacaacaataaaaatactaattaaaaaaaatttcatataagacgaacagtcaaacgttggcacgacAATTCACGGTTtgactttttttgggacggagggagtccCTTGCAATTAGGACggacatatatatgaaacaaCAAAGGATATATATATCGATAAAATTAAAATGCATGCCATGCATCTTTAATTCTTACTTCTGGCCTGTCAGCTTCTCTATCTCTTCCTcagctccatgcatgcatgcagatccaaattaattaagatacaacatttttatatacatatatatagcagcaatatatatatatatataatgaagaTGCCGGGTAGAGAAGGCAAAGCCTGCAAGGATCAATATATGTGGACAAGTCACATTTATATATGTAGCAGCGATGAATTGATATGAAATAACTCGATCTATCGATCGGCATAAAGATGAGAAGATCAGATAAGGGGCGCCGGCCATCATGGACAGAGACTTGCCAAGAAAAATAGCATGTTCTCTCTAGCTACCCAAACACATACTACATATATATGGTCCATGCCTACCCTCCTCCCCTAGCTACCCGAAAGGCGCCTTTCGGCTTTTCAAATCAtgtaaaaggagaaaaagatggTGTTAATTTCCCTGGTGTTTCAGTTAAAAAGGGAGTAAAAGTTGTTCTAATGTGATAAAACATAATGGGATTGCATTGTATATGTGTAAAGATGATTTGAATGTAATTTAGGGCTGCTAGGAAACTTTTGGAACATGAGCAAGCCACACAAATTATAGGAACAGTGAGGAGTCATGGCTTTTTCACCTTCAACAAAACCACCACTAATTATCCGTGACGGTTCATCATAAATTACCACTAATTATAATATCACTGGTGGCGAATTGCAactgagagcaggtacaatagcaggctataagccaactgcaaacatattttaaaaagataaataaggaaagagaagaggagcGAGTTACAGATTTGTAGTCACCTGTAGCACAGATCCAAGACGCAGTGTAtgtataacaggtgggaccaggtattaatagtgtagtatgtaactattgtatgaatgagttattagattggctataaatgaaatggagctagtagtgggctatgctattaaacttgctatgATGGTGTCACAATAACGGATCAATTATTCCACGAATCATGGTACGCAATATCAGTGGCGGTTCCAATAACCAATCGCTAGGCCACTGATAGAGTTTTGAGGGTGTTTAAGTTATACCTACTAGCTAGACAAGTTTgctgctttatttaaatttttattctCCTCTTTTGAAAAATGTTCGTGACTCGGGATGAAAGCAAATAAGTTACACAATACTACCTTTGTCCCCAAAAGACTTCATTTTCAGCTATGAACCTAGACACAGATACTTGTCTAGGCACATATATATTACTAACAAATAAGGGAAAATTTGTGAAGGATGGGTACGCTACAGCCAAAATTGATTGGCAAAGAAAAGCCAGAACCATATTTGTATACCatttttttatcagaatatCGACGCCAACTTTTATCTATCAATCGCTTGGCCtagaactagctagctagctagagctagaTATGCGAGTTTAATCAAGCTCAAGTTGTGCCCTATCTTGTTGGTAACGCCGTTCATCGAGTTAAATTGTCGATTTTCAGCATATATGAGCAAAAGGATCTATCATACCTGCATATTCATGTGTAGCAACTAGCTTAGCTATATATCATCCAAGCATGTCTGGACAAAATCTCTTATTAGGAGGTATAGGGGCTCccatatatgtttaaatatacCAATTTCAGGTGCATATGACGATATTCTAGTTAGCTAGTATATTTATAGCCTTTTCCTCTCCATATATGCATCTAAAACACCCAAAAATCACTAAAAGttcaaaatgaaaaaaacaaagggaGATGTGACAAATTACAGTTTTTCTTTGATCGATCCATGCATGGCTGCTGCTAGGTTAAGAACAATCGATCGAGTTTATTATTTGTACATATCGTAATCTTTTAGCATTAATGAATTATATAGTTCATTTTTAGTTTAGGATCGACAGTATACACGCAACATGAAAAAGGAAGATATAACCATGAattcatgcatatatagtaaCTTAAATATAAGAGGTTAATCAAATCCCGACCATTAATTTTATGCTaacataaatttataaaatctcTAACAAGTTTACGATATATGTTAATATTTTCTATGCAAACTATGTATACcatttcttttggttttaaatAAAGCATTCGAGTAATTATCGATGGTCGGGGCATCTGTGACTGAGAGGGAGTAAaatagcttagatattttagcgAGTGAATATATACTCCGTAAAttacctctgtcccataaaaaataaatctaattagTATGTGATGTGACACGTGTTATGAATCTATACAGACGAGAAGTATATACTGCTATATGTAGCTACTCCAGCTCCAAGTGGCCTGCCTGCAGAAGGCAGTGTACTTTGAGCAGGAGGAGGCTTTCCTGAATTTGTTCAGGGAAAGGAACAGGAGCAGCAGCGAGCCAAGCTAGTCCCAAGGCAATGTAGTACAGTACTATACTACTGCTTGTTGTGCAGTGCAGCAGAGagatatatcgatcgatcgatcgatgactCAGGCAACCaattaactctctctctctctctctctctctctcatgtatGAGTGAGAATTCAAAGCTgcatctgcaattctgcatggATGAGTGGAGAATGGGTAGCAGgagtggaagagagagagagctgtaAACTGTAAAGATGAGCTTGCAGCAAGTGAAGAAACAGATACTACTAGTAGAGATTAATTGACTACTGGTACTGTCTGTAAAGAGAGAGTATAGTGTACTCGATCCTACTACTTAATTAGTATTACAGTACTCATACACACTCCTCTTGCAGTTGAGAAAGGAAAAGGCTGTGGCGTTTTCGAGCTGAGAAAGATCAATATATGGATCCAGGATTGCATCTGCATTCTGAAGCAGAGCAGGCAAAATAAGGTGAAGGAAGAGCTAGCAGTAGCAGCAGGGCACTGAATCGAATGCATCAGAATGCACAGCCTCCAAAGGAAACAACCAAAGGAAACAAAAGCGTgcgctttcttttctttctttctttctttgcatcTGCCCTGACCTGCACATCTCagcatttgcatgcatgcaatgctaTGCtaatcgatccatccatcgcttttcttttctttttttctcatcagCTGCATGCACAGAGAGGCGCAGGGATTCAGTTCAGTGACCACCATTCAATTCTCCCAGTACTCTTGCATTGCAGGTCATTAATTCTGTCAAGAAATTGGGTAGTACTAGAACAACACTTTACTCCAGTTTAGTCTAATTAGTAATTAGAGCATGTACGCAGGAGTAACAAAACTACTACTACATGCAACAACAGAAATATAcggcctgttcactttaatgccaaaaaaaaccttaccaaattttggcattacaaaattttgacatagttaccaaaattttggcatgatttcttacatagttaccaaaatttggtagcaaactaaatgtaaccatttttttaacaactttaataaaatttgataaggttgaaaatggcatcaaaatGAACAGGCCCGCAATGTCCAGGGCACATGCTTGTCAGGAGAGCATCACCATTCAGCATATGAAGCACAGTGAAACTGAAATGTCGAGCAGGACTAGGAAGTAGTAGCTAGGTAACCATGGCTAGGAGgtcagagaaagagagaggttGAAGAAAGGTCGCAAACATTGCAGAGAAAACCAAAGGGGATATTGAGTTTCCCAAGGTTGAAGACCTAGTAGCTACAGTAGTGTGAGCGATGATGCAGTGAGATGGTGACGAGCCAGCCGGGGCCCTGAATCTCTCATCAAACTCAGACTCAGAGTGGACAAGTTGGTTAAGCAAGCAAATGCTTcttcttgttgctgctgctgctgctgcctggaGGCTGGAGCTGGACGACTGCCTAACAACGAACTGCTTTTTGGACCCAAGAATCTATACACACTTTGAAACTGCAGGCCTACCATCTATCTACTACTCTGAAAATCTATCCTATGCTGCCTAGCTAGAGGATAGTACCATATCATTATGGCTTCTTTCTGCAGTCTGTGTGGGGGCAGCCAGCTtatataggttgtgtttagttcacataaaaaataaaagtttggttgaaattgaaacgatgtgatgaaaaagttgaaagtttatgtgtgtagaaaagttttgatgtgatgaaaaaattgaaagtttgaagaattattttggaactaaacacggccctaGAGTTCCTCCTCCTATCCTATTCATTCTCATGTCATTGACTGCTCAAGAGCTAATCTCATGAGAGTTCAGAGTCTTCAGTGACATCCCAATGTCCATAATTCCATAGAGTGCACTACTGAAGGCAGGGTTTCCTTACCGTCTGAGGTCTGGTTACTGCACCGGCGGTAAACACGATTACCATGGTTATCATGAGAAAATGTAAAAAAGCTGTCaaaaatttagattttttaaaaaatattgatggGGTTATAATGGTTTTGTCATTACCATACCTCGGCAGTAAGCCTTCGTTATGCTGATTATAAGTTGTAATGACTTATTAGCAACTAAAAGATAATTTGCTGGTAAAACGTTTATATACGTTCTTCGCGATGTAAAAGCAAATgctaaactacgatgaaaaaaatcctcaaattaactccaaaattaagtttcagaattaaaattttggttgcaGCTTATAATCTGAATGATAAACCTGGCTTCAATTATGCGCCGAGGATTGGACATGCTCGCtctgtccacaaatataaacTACATCTCTagcctttgatttttttcttcacaaaaaTAAGTATTTTGAGAGTATTATGAGTACTTTAGAGCTGTGTGTGTGATCTTCTTTTCTCATGTCATGACTGCTAAGAGCTGATGGATGAAAACCTATCTCAACAACTCATCAGAGTTCAGACAACCCAATGTCCACAATTCCATAGTGTAAACTACCGAAGGACTGAAGGTACAACAACAGCAGAAACATGTCAATTATGCGCCGAGGATTGGACATATCAAGCTAGCTAGGTGTGTAGCTCCATCCTCCGTTCTTCAGACTTCACAACACTCTCTCTAGGTATTGAAGTACTCCtacttttttttgtgaaaattttgtaaatatttaaaaagattTCGTATTACCGAAGTGTGTTGCATCCTAAACATAGTTTAGCCTTTTCAAGATTTTACTGGTTAAGAAAGCAGTGACAAGTAAATGTAAATGGAGGTAATAGTAAGAGTTTCTTTTACCGTCCAATGGTACCTCGCGGTACCAAATCCTGGCCGTTGGATCTGGCCTGATCCAACGGCTGGTAGAGTTTGGTACCGCAAGGTACCAATTCTGCCCCTGATGCGGTACATCTCGTGGAGAAATAGATGGGCGGATAGGGTTCCCACCAACGCTGCCACCGCCTGGAGTGCGTCAACCTCGTCCACACTGCGCCGTGAAGAACTCTTCCTCTTCCGCCCCTCACCGTCAGGAAGGACTCATCCTCCTCGGCCCCGGGAAAGAATCATCTTTCTCCGCCCGTCGGCGCCAGGAaggactcctcctcctcggcccctCGTCGCCGGGAAGGAATCGTCCTTCTCCGCCCGTCGGCGCTGGGAACGACGACTTCAACTCCGCTGTCCCTGCTCACACATCGTCGGTGCCAAGATTGAGCGCACCCCTGCTCATTTTCTCTCCCGATCCTACCCATCCTGGATGCAACGGTCGGATGAGTTTTCGTACCGACCGGTACCAGTACCGAGCAGTACAACTTGCTAGACGATAAACATGCTCTAATAGTAATATTGTTTTAACATGACAAATCTTAATATTTTTCTGTATATTAGCAGCAAAAACTGTAAAGGTTGGGCTGTACACATCAAAAAATGATGAATATAGACATTAGACTACTGCCTAACTGCTCAAGCAATTTAGCTGCTTGATGCCCAACAACCGGCCTGAAATTAACAACATCAGAAGAGAGGAGGATGCATGGGCCTTCACCAACAACCATCACAGCCCATTTCTCAAGCAGAACTATTTTATTTGGGCCTGAAAAGTTATTGGACCAACTAATTTCTTTGCTCTGATAGCTGATCTTATTTTTCTAGTATGATATTGTATATGGTCAGGTTTGTATCCTAGGAAAGTATACATGATATGAATCCCTTCTTCTTAAGCCTTCCTTCTCTTGCAAGTGCAAATAATTTACTCTTCTTTAATCAGTAGTAAACTGCAGCTTGTATTCCCTACTTTAATTTAAGAGTGACATGCCCTTTTGACTTTTATATACAGATGATGATGCTGGTTTTCGTCATCAAGGCAAACTGACAAAGATAGAGCAAACCAGGTTCAACCTCAACTTGTTATTTtggtttttcccctttttttttagttgatCATCATCCATTCTGGTGGTTAGGAGCAGCATGAACTCATGCTTTCTTCAGTTTGTATCTATCTGTGTGACCAGAAATAGCAGGAGATAAGATACAATATGCAAGAAAGATTCTTCCATTGGTGCAGTGGTTGCAGGAGTTGCCAAGCTTAGCATGCATGCCACATTTCTATTTTATTCTCTGAGCAAATTATGGACAAGAAAAGGTTACACTCTTAATATACAATAACAAATTGGAGAAACAGAGGAAAGAACAGGAACAGTGATCAGATTGAGTAGATTCTTTCAGAACCAGCTTTCTCTGAAAAGTGAAAAAATATCCACTAAAGCTACCAGGGTGATCGAGCACGCACAACACTTTTGTTCTACATTACATTTGCCACTTCAATCTACAGATTATTTTGCAAAAAGGCAAGGCTAACTAATGTGGTTATATACACTAATCATGATCAAGTAATGGTAGGCTATGATCGTCCTTCTGTTCTATGTGGATTTCAGCTTGTCCAAATTATGCTTTACCTGCAAAACAATTTGACAGATATGAGCAAATTATACATGAACTAAATTTCCTTGAAACTCAAATATTTACTGAAAGGTGTGCTATCATAGGAGCTCTGACCAAAACTGCATTGGCCTCTTCTATGAGGGGCTGGACAATGGAGAGCAAGACCTTCACATCTTTTGCGAAAACCTCAAATTCCTGACAGTTCCCCATCAGCAATGCTATGAAGATCTCCTTTTCCGGAATGAGCTTCTGTGCCACCTGACATTAATGCTCAGGAAATTAATGGACAAGAACtaatttgtagttttttttacaaGAATAATGACTATTGATCAATAGTACTTTGGTGAACAGACAGACAATTGCAGAGAAAGAGCTCTGCAACTGTGATGACAAATGCTACTAGCCTACTACTGTACTTGGTGAGCAATcacttttcagaaaaattcTTCTTGTAAATTGTTCTATACCCTGTAAGCAGCTGATGAGATCCAACCATGCCATGGCTTCAATGTAGTAATATACGCCTTTTCAACGATCTCTCTGAGGCTCGACTGATCACAGGTGTTAAGCAACCCCTCCAGTAAATGTTTTGAGAAATTTATCGACCTAATTGGAAGAATCCGCAACACGGCACTATAAATATTTGCAACAGAATTGATGTTATAGACATGAATATGTGTCAGATGAGCAAAATTCAGTTCACCTAGCCAACCAAAGAATAGCTCTGGTGCAGCTATTGGCCTTCTTTGAGGTCCCTTCCTCCACTTCCTCTGTCACTATTGCTGTCAAGCTTGAATATTTGGAAGGGTCCCTTGCAAGCACATCCTGTAATCTCTGCAATTAGCTCACACAAATCCAGAAATTAGCATCGCTGATTAGTGAGATAACAAGCACAGGGCAGCATAGGAATTAGTCTGCAGTTTGCACACATGAAGTATACAGAGGGAATAGCAAAACGGCAACATGCAGACAAACCTGAACATTTTGCTGAATGTCTTGCCTCAGGACTAGTAAAGTCGGTCCAATCTCATCTTCATTCGCAACAAGGTATTGTGTCTCAATTCAGCATGATTTCTCACATGGGCAAGAAGGAAAATATAATATGTAGGATAGCAAATAAAATGGCATCAAGTTAATcatatttcctcttttttttcagagtatgaaaaatacatgaaaaggcacttccattttttttctcctttccatTGATTGAGATGGCCACAAGACAGAGAAAGGATTAAGGCCTCTGGGCCACATGATGAGTTTATATGTCCACCCCCTCTAAGAAACAAACAaggtatatgcatgcatgttttttaTTAACCAAATTCCCCAATCACATATGGCTACAGAACAAAGCCAATACTAGAATGACCCACTGCTAGTGCACATGCCATGCACAACATTGATACAGTAATTAAGAAAAAGAACTCTTCTCTTCCTATATATCCACAGGAGCATGAGCAATTGTTCTTCCCAATGACATGTATACAAAGAAAGCAAGTGCAAACAGCAGTACATCACAACACTAGAAACCTGCTAAATTTCCATCAGGGTATGATTTTCATATGAAAGAAAGAACATGATGAGCTATTACTAACCAAGGACATGGATGATGTGCTTGGAGACACAGAGAAGGTCCATGGTAGATGACCTTTtctgcctctgctgctgctcatcctcatcatctccTGGACATGGCAAGGACAGCTCCTCCATGGCTATCCTCAGCTCAGACTTGCCCTTCTCCATCATCTCTTCCCTCCTCACCTCCATCTCTTAATTCTACTGCTAGCTTCTCCTGTCTACTACTAGCCCCCTACTTATACACATACACATTGCAAGAAAGCATCATTTCTTGGGACAAATGTTGAGGTCAACTTCATGCTGATGTTTTTAATACTAATTGATATCTCTTCTTGTTGTTCTTGATACAACTGTGTGAAGTCAGAAGAAACAAATGGCGAATTATTGGGAGtaaaataagatgagtggttcTTGTCCTCGCCTTCTTTGGatgaattttcttttgttgatgATGCAACTGTCCAGGAGTTGTTTAACAGGATTGAGGCATTGCCATGTACTTCCTGCAGTAGAAAATGGTTGGCATTGTGTATGACTGATCCGGTTTATGGAGCATTGCTGTTTCTTATTCCAAGAAAAATGTTGTAAACTAGTACTTCTGAATTTTCTAGACAGCAAGTTGAGAGCTACTAGTTCattttatcatttgatttttCGGAGAGGATACAGAAGGAACAGAAATATTTTATACTTGGGAAAGCTAAGAACTTGTTCAATAGATTCAGCAACGATTTAGAAATGGAGGAGGCTTCTTGATTCTTATCCGATTCCCGGAGGAATAGGGCCAAAATTGGATGTCTAGAATTGTCACCAATCTTCCTCTAAAATAACTGTACAGGTCCAATGTGaacaaaataaaatctgaaataaaaaaaagttcagctGTAACAATAGCATATGATTTTATCAAGAAGCTGCAACTTTGTATCTCTAAATACTCATGTCGTTACAagctttttaataaaatttcagATTTTTGATAGAACTATTTGCTACTGTTGCGGTTATGTGAAATACATAGGTAAATCAGTAGCAAAGTGATAGTTTTGACCAAATAATTAtggtttaaaaagaaaaatgttgtGATTGATCCAGTCCTTCTCGGATAACTCCTGCCATATTCTTGAGAAGCTGACTGCTGCAATCTGCTGATCCACGGACATCATCAAGACGTGAcatttatacatatacacagCTAATTCTGATCAAATTAGCCATTCCAATCTGTGGGCAGCTGAAGGGTTCAGCTGGGAAATGACCTTGACTATTGTAGTGTGATAAGTAAGTCGCTGATGATTTACCTGAATACCTACTCATGGTTATCGCAGCAAATTCTTGGGCGGTGGAATCCGTCTGAATATCCATCGGTATCAAGAAAACCACTGTCCATTTGTCCTAATGACCTGATGAATTACTTATCTGAACAAGCAGAAGAACATGAGAGTGTGAAATCGTTGTCAAAGAGTGACATTACTCTGAAACTGATAGCACTGAAACCTTTTGAACCCACAGATTCAGTGCAAAAATTACAGTAGTCGATAAGATTTGTTAAGGAGTAAGGACATATACAAGGGCACAGTTTGATAAGCAGGAAGGCAGGCTTGATTGCTTGTTGGGACAACGGGTTTGACCTCAACATTTATTGATAAGTAATTGCGGGACCGATCGATTAGCAACATCTGCTACACTTCTATTGGTGGATGCATGCATCTATGAGGTCAAAATCCTAACTAAACAAGGTCGAAGCAATCTCTTCTCTCCTATATAGTTAGTACCCACTAAATCATAATTGCTATAAAGCTTGCACCACAGCTCGCCACATCATCGATGCATATTAATTGCCAGGTCTTGATTGGATGGCCTTCAAACATCGCATGTATCCAGTTTGTTGTTGGCAAAAAAAACCAACAGAAGAAAATTTTTTCGTTTTCTCTTAGCAGCCAACAGACGAAAGCGGCCCACTTGATAAACACGTACTCCACATTTTTTTGGTTGGAAAAAAACACGCAACCATtgagtaaaaaaagaaaacacgcGAAAATTGA
The Oryza glaberrima chromosome 8, OglaRS2, whole genome shotgun sequence DNA segment above includes these coding regions:
- the LOC127782793 gene encoding glycolipid transfer protein 2-like, translating into MEVRREEMMEKGKSELRIAMEELSLPCPGDDEDEQQQRQKRSSTMDLLCVSKHIIHVLDEIGPTLLVLRQDIQQNVQRLQDVLARDPSKYSSLTAIVTEEVEEGTSKKANSCTRAILWLARSINFSKHLLEGLLNTCDQSSLREIVEKAYITTLKPWHGWISSAAYRVAQKLIPEKEIFIALLMGNCQEFEVFAKDVKVLLSIVQPLIEEANAVLVKHNLDKLKST